The Deinococcus malanensis nucleotide sequence CGGACACAGTGGGCTGCGTGTCGCCGTGAACGTTTCCGCGCTGCAGTTTGCCAGACCCGATTTCGTGGACACGGTGTCGGCCACGCTGCACGCCACCGGTCTGCCTGCCGACCAGCTGGAGGTGGAGCTCACCGAGAGCGCCGTGATGCAGGACGTTCACGGCGCGGTGGAGCGTATGGAACGCCTGCGTGCGCTGGGCGTGTCGGTCGCGGTGGACGATTTCGGAACCGGCTACTCCAGCCTCAGTTACCTGCAGCGCCTGCCGCTCAATGTCCTCAAGATCGACCGGGCGTTCGTGCAGGGCCTGGAGGTGAACACGACGTCCCGGTCGGTGGTCCAGGCGATCCTGGGACTGGCACAGCACCTGAACCTCAACTGCGTGGCAGAAGGAGTGGAGACCCCCGAGGAGCGGGAGGCGCTGCGGGCCATCGGGTGCCGGTACGCGCAGGGCTTTCACTTCGCGCGTCCCCTGCCGGCGCCGGCCCTGCTGGAACTGCTGAGCCGCACGGGCCACCTGCTTTGAGGTTCGGCAGCCAGGGATGGGCGCTGGCGAGCCCGCAGAACCGGAGGCTGTGCCCCGACTGCTAGAGAAAGGGCAGCGCGTAGAGTAAGGAGAATGACAACTTCTGACTTTGAGACGAAGCTCGCGCGCTACGCCGAACTGCTGGTTCACACTGGCGTGAACCTTCCCGAGGGTGGAAAGCTGCTGGTCACCGCCCCCCTGGAGGCGGCGGCGCTGGTTCAGCGGGTCACACGCGCCGCCTACCGCGCCGGCGCCGTGCACGTGAAGGTCAACTACACCGACCAGATGCTGTCGCTGGCCCTGTTCGAGGACGGCTCGGACGCCGCGGTGGCCTTCTTGCCCGAATGGGTGGCGCTGGAGGCCGAGAAGGCTGTCGAGGACGGCTACGCCCGCCTGAGCATCGCCGGGGACGATCCCAACCTGCTGTCCGGGGTCAACCCGGACCGGGTGGCCCTGCGCAGCAAACTGCAGGCCCAGGCCATGAAGGCCGTGTCCGAGGCCGTGGGAGGCTTCGCGGTGAACTGGTGCGTGGCGGCCATGAGCACGCCCGCCTGGGCCACGCGGGTCTACCCGGACCTGAGCCCGGACGAAGCCGTCTCGCGCCTGTGGGACGACATCTTTACGGTCACCCGCGCCGACCAGCCGGACCCGGTGGCGGCCTGGAACACCCACCTGGGCGAACTGGAACGCCTGACGGCCCTGCTGACCGAAAAACAGTACGCCGCCATCCACCTGAAGTCTGAACTGGGCACCGATCTGACGGTGGGGCTGGCTGACGGGCACATCTGGCAGGGCGGCGCCGAGACTGCGCGCAACGGTATTCGCGGCGTGCCCAACCTGCCCACCGACGAGGTCTTCACCGCTCCGCACCGCGGCCGCGTGGACGGCTGGGCCGTGGCCAGCAAACCCCTGAGTGTGCGGGGCCAGTTACTGGACGGCATCCGGGTCCGTTTCGAGAACGGCCGGGCGGTGGAAGTCACGGCCCGGCAGGGCGAGGAAACGCTGCGCAAGCTGATCGAGACCGACGAGGGCGCCGCGCACCTGGGCGAACTGGCACTGGTCAAGGCCTCCGCGCCGGTTGCCCGGACCGGCACCCTGTTCCTGAACACGCTGTTCGACGAGAATGCCGCCTCGCACATCGCCCTAGGACGCTGCTACCCCACCAACGTGCAGCACGGCGAGAACCCCGAGGCACTGCGCGCTGCGGGTGGCAACGACAGCCTGATACACGTGGACTGGATGATCGGCACGCCCGGAACCGACGTGGATGGTGTCATGGCCAGCGGCGAGCGCGAGCCGTTGATGCGCGGTGGTGAATGGGTGATCTGAAAAGGCTCAGAGAAGGGCAGACCCCATTCCCACCTCACTCAGAAGGCGCCTGCCGACACAGAGGGTAGAATGCCGGCCATGAGCGACCTTTACAGCAATGACGGTTTCACGCCCACGCCTGAGCTGAGCGCCGAGCGCCAGACCCGCTTCTCGCAGGCGCCGGAACTGGGTGCGGGCATCGAGCCCGGCAAGCAGTACCGCGCCGTGCTGGAAACCAGCAAGGGCCGGATCGTGGTGGAACTGTTCCCTGACGACGCCCCCATGACCGTGAACTCGTTCGCTTACCTGCTGCGTCACCACTACTACGACGGCATCAAGTTCCACCGCGTACTCGAAGGGTTCATGGCCCAGACGGGTGACCCCACCGGCACCGGCGCCGGCGGCCCCGGCTATGACTTCGAGGACGAGCCCAACAACCAGCGCCACACCGGCAAGGGCGTCCTGAGCATGGCCAACCGCGGCCCGAACACCAACGGCTCGCAGTTTTTCATCACCTTCGTGGCCACCCCGCACCTGGACGGCCGTCACACCGTGTTCGGCAAAGTGGTCGAGGGTCTGGATGTGCTGGACCGCATCACCCGGATTCAGCCGGGCATGGGCGGCACGCCTGACGTGATCGAAACCGCGTATCTGGTCGAGAAGTAAGCTCGGGAAGGGAATCGGCACACCCTCAGTGCCTCAAGCGAGCCCCGGCCTGTTCAGGCCGGGGCTCGCTATTGCTGGCGTGTCTGGGTGATGTAAAACCAGGCCTCTGCGCCATCTACGGTGAGCTGCCCGCAGAAGCTGCGCCCCCGAAGGACAGCTCTTCGTTGTGACAAGGCCAGCCCGCTGGGTGTTTGCTGGATGCTCACACCCCGTCAGGCCGGCAGGCGCACAGTGGCCAGTATGAAACGTTTCCTTCTGATCGGCCTGCTGTTCAGTGGCGTCGCTGCGGCCCAGACGCAGGGGAGCCAGATCATCCAGGACAACAACCGCACCTACCGGATTGCCTGCTCAGGCACGAATGACGTTATTTCCGTGCGGGGCTATAACAACATCGTGACCCTGACGGGCGTGTGCGAGAACCTCGTGATTTACGGCAACAGCAATACTGTCATGGCCGTCACGCTGAAAGACATCTGGTTGAGGGGTAACGACAATGTAGTCACGGCCAGCCAGCAGACGCAGGCTCCCAGGATCAGCAACACCGGAGAGGACAACCGGTATTCGGTCGGAACAGCAGTCTCGGGGCCGACGTCGGTCTCCGGGTCAGCCCAGCAGGCGGACGACAGAGATGAGGACGACCGCGACGACAAAGGCAAGAACAAGAAAGGCAAGAAGGACAAAAACAAAGGCAACGGGAAGGGCCGCTGAACTCCCTCCTGAACGCACACGCTCCAAAAGCAAGGGGAACAGCCGTAACAGCTGTCCCCCTTCCTGATCTGCCCTGCTTCAGTCGCGTTCGCGTTCGCGCTCGGCGTTGAGCTGAGCCTGAATCTGGGCCTGGCGCTGACGCACGTAGTCCTGATGAAAGCGCTGCTCGTCGAGCAGGCTGGTGCCCACCGTCAGTTTGCCGGTGGCCAGTTCACGCATCGCCTGGGTTACCAGATTGCGCGTACGCACGCGCGTTTCGACCGGCAGGACGCTGGGAGCGCCGGAGCGCAGCTGCAGTGCACGTTTTGCCGTCACGACCGACAGGCGGTACTTGCTGTCGGTCATGGAAAGCAACTTGTCAATATCCTTCTCGGCCATACGACCCTCCTCGCCGCACCTAAGCGCAGGCTTCTCAGCCCCACAGTGTATCCCGAACCAGCCCCCTCTCACCAGCCCTGACCACATTTACTCGCGGGCGTGGGCCAGGGCATTGTCGATCAGTGTGGTGACATGGGCGTCCAGCAGACGGTAGTAGGCCACCCGGCCCACCTTCCGGAAGGCCACGACCCGTCCGGCTCGCAGCAGCCGCAGCTGATGGCTGACGGCACTCTCACTGCTGCCCACGGCAGCGGCCAGGTCGCACACACACAGTTCCCGGGCGCTCAGGGCACTCAGAATCCGCAACCGGGTGGGGTCGCCCACCAGTTTCAGAAAGTCGCTGGCCCGCTCCACACAGCTGGTGTCCGGCAGCGCCTCGCGCGCGGCCTGCACCGCCTGCGGGTGCACGCAGGTGACGTCACAGGCCCCCTCTTCCAGCAGGGAGGCAGGCAGGGCAGCCTTCACTGTCCCCTCCCCTTCCAGCGCAGCAGCCGCAGCGCATTGGCGGTCACCAGCACAGTGGCGCCGGTATCTGCCAGTACCGCCATCCACAGGCTGGTAAAGCCCAGCAGGGTGGTGACCAGAAAAATCGCCTTGAGGCCCAGTGCAAACGCAACGTTCTGCTGAATGTTGCGCAGGGTCGCCCGGGACAGGCTGACCAGATCGGCCACACCGCCTACCCGGTTATTCAGCAGCGCTGCACCGGCTGTTTCCAGAGCCACGTCGGTGCCGCCGCTCATGGCGATCCCCACGTCGGCGCGGGCCAGCGCCGGCGCGTCGTTGATGCCGTCACCGACCATGGCGACCGGGCCTGGCAGCTGACCGATCAGACGAAGTTTGTCGTCCGGCAGCAGTGCCGCATGGACTTCCAGGCCCAGTTCCCTGGCGATCCCCTGTGCAGCGCGGGCGTTGTCGCCAGTCAACATGACCGGGCTTATCCCCAGGCGCCTCAGCCCTGCGATCGCCTGCTGGGCGTCCGCGCGCGGCTCGTCACGCAGGGCGATGACGCCCACCGGGGCAGTGCTGTCCAGAACCACGACCACAGTCTGTCCCTGGGCCTCGTACCTCTCGACCGTCTGCATAAACTCCTCGGGCAGGTCCTGCTGCTCTGCGGCAAAGCGTGGTGACGCGACCGTGATCAGGCGGCCTTCCACCGTGGCGCTGACTCCCAGGCCAGCCAGGGCCCGTCCGTCCGCAGCGTCGGGCAGGCTCACCCCTCCCGCCCTGGCTGCGTCGAGGATGGCGCGTGCCAGCGGATGGCTGCTGCCCGATTCCACGGCCGCCGCCAGACGCAGAACCTCCTGTTCAGAAAGACCGTGTCCTTGCACGTTGGTCACCCTGGGCCGCCCCACAGTGAGGGTGCCAGTCTTGTCGAACGCGACGGTCCTGACCCGGCCGATGGCCTCCAGCGCCGCGCCGCCCTTGATCAGCAGACCACGGCGGGCCCCGGCGCTGATGCCGCTGGTGATGGCCGCCGGCACGCTGAGCACCAGCGCGCAGGGGCAGCCGATCAGCAGCAGACTGATTGCGCGGTACAACCACGGCTCCCAGGCCTGACCCAGCAGCGGCGGCACGGTGGCCACCAGGGCCGAGACCAGCACCACACCCGGCGTATACACGCGGCTGAAGCGGTCGATAAAACGCGCGGTGGGCGCCCGGCTAGCCTCAGCCTCCTGCACCAGGTGGATGATCCGGGCAATGGTGTTGTCGGCGGCCTCGCGGTCTACCCGCACGGTCAGCGTGCCGCTGGTATTGATGCTGCCGGCATAGACGTGGTCGCCCACCTCCTTGTCGATGGGGACGCTTTCGCCCGTGACCGGGCTGTCGTCCAGGCTGGAACGGCCACCCAGGATGGTGCCGTCGGCCGGTACCCGCGCTCCGGGATTGACCTGAACTGTCTGACCGGGGGAAAGGGTCGCAGCGGCCACCTCACGCAGGCCATCTGCGCTGACCAGCAGAGCGGTCCGGGGGGCCAGGGCGGCCAGTGCCGCAATCCCGGCGCGTGCCCGTCCGGCAGCCAGTCCCTCCAGCAGTTCCCCGATCGCGAACAGAAACACCACCACAGCCCCCTCGGCCGCCTCACCGATGCCCAGGGCCCCCAGCGCCGCGAGGCTGACCAGCGTGTAGATGCTGAACGGGTCACCCAGGTGCGCGCTGGCCACGGCCCGGCGCAGCAGCGGCCAGACCCCCAGCAGGGTTGCGGCGATGTACCCAGCGGTGCCCCAGGCCGGGGCCACGAACCCCACCCCCCAGGCCAGCAGCAGCAGCAGACCCGCCGTCGCGACGACGCGGCCCTGTCCGGTGGCATACCACGCCGGGCTGGATGCCACCGCGGCACGGTGCAGGTCGGCATCTGGATTGTGCGGTTCGCGGGGCTGCCCATGATCGTGCACCATCCCAGGCTGGGCAGGCATGGCCGGCTTCAGAACCGAGGGCTGGTACCCCAGCGAACGCAGGCTGGCTTCCAGCGTGCCACGCGGCGTGCGCGACTCGTCAAGCTGCAACTGCAGGCTCTGCCGGGCAAAACTGGTTCTAACCTCCGCGGTGCCGGGCAGCCGCTCCACCATGCGCTCCACCTTCTGCACGCAGGAGGCACAGTCCATGCCCTCCACGAAGTAGGACAGTTCCGTGGCACCCGGCTCCACACGAGATGGCATGGCCACAGTATATATGAACAGTTGTTCATATATACAGAGAACAGCGGCTGTCCACACCAATACGTTTCCGGAGGCTGTACCGAGATCAGAATGTGAGAATTTCGTGGTCGAACTGTAGTGCGGGTCCGGTTGACGCTGTCGTGTGCGGGTGTAGGCTGTCTCTGAACGAACAATGAGCACAGCAGGTCCATCGCTTTCTTCCGATCTATAGTTGCCCCAACAGCTGTATGGACCGGGTGATCAATGCTCTTCGCAGGAGGTTTTCTATGTCACGTAAGTCTTTTCTGGCATCCACCGTACTTCTGGCCTCTCTGACCCTCGGCATGGCTGAGGCTCAGACCTACACTGGTCCCAAGGTCGCCCTGACCTTTCTTCACGGTTTTACCGGTCCTGACCGGCCCGTCATGGAAGCGCTGGTCAAGAAGTTCAACGATACCCACCCCAATATTCAGGTCCGCGCCCAGGCCCAGCCCTGGGGCACCACCTGGCAGCAGCTGCCCTCGCTGGTGGCCTCGGGCCGCGCGGCTGACGTCGTTGTCATCAACGAGGACCAGATCACCGGCTTTATTGCACGTGGCGCTGTGTCCCCGCTGACCGCCGCCGAAATGAAGGCGGCAGGCATCGACAAGACCCGCTTCTTCGGTCCGCTGTTCCAGACCGCCGACTACAAGGGCCAGTCCTATGGCCTGCCGATTTCCAGCGTGGCCTACGCCATGTTCTACAACAAGGACCTGATGAAGAAGGTCGGGCTTGATCCCAACAAGCCTCCCCGCACCCGCGAAGAGTTCCTGCGGGCCGCGCAGTTGTGCACCGTGGATAAGAGCGGCAAGAACGCCACGCAGGCCGGATTTGATCCCAAGAACCTGGATACCTGGGGCGTCAGCCTCTACAACAACTGGGTGGGCGCCCGCGCCGCCTACGCCGCCATCCTGCAAAACGGCGGAGCCATGGTCGACAAGAACCAGAATGCTGCCTTCAACACGCCGCAGGCGGTCAGTGCCGTGCAGTTCCTGGTGGACCTGGTCCAGAAGCACCGCGTGGCGCGCCCCAACAGCACCGAGGAAGCCGAGCTCGCGGCCTTCAGCCAGGGCAAGGTCTGCATGTTCCCCAGCGGCCAGTGGTATCTCGACCGCTTTGAGAAGCAGAAGATGAACTTCGGCGTGACCTTCATGCCGCGCATCGGTGGCACGGTCCGTGACGCAGCCTGGGGCGGTTCAAGCCACCTGACGCTGCCCAAGCAGCGCGCCGGCTATGACGCCAACAAGCGCCGCGCCGCCCTGGCCTTCATGTCCTGGATGGCCCAGCCTGCACAGAACCTGACCTGGACCAGCACTGGCAGCCTGCCCACCCAGGCCGCCGTGGCCAGGAACACGCAGTTTGCCAAGGCGCCCATCAGCGGCATCTTTGACCGCCTGAACAGCGTGTATGCCACCAGCGGCTACCCCTGGGTCGGCCAGGTCATGGCGCCCTTCGACCAGGCCTGGGAAGCGGCCTATCTGGGCAAGAAGTCGGTTTCGCAGGCCCTGAACGACGGGGTCCGCGAGTCCAACAAGCAGATTGAGCAGGCCCGCAAGAACTTCAGGTAACCGCGGCCCGGAGGGGCAAGCGGCCCGAGCTTCCGACCTCCGCCCCGGCGTGGTCTGAACGCCGGGCCGCTCCTCTTTATTTCAGTTTCCTTCGGTTTTTTCCGGCATGACGCGCGAGGTGCCCCACCTATGACCATCACGCAAGCCCCAGGTAAGACCACCACCGCGCAGGCGCCTGCACCGCGCCCCCGGCTTAATCTGGAACCGTACCTGTATCTGCTGCCGCACGCTCTGCTGTTCTTCGTCTTCACGGTCTATCCGGTGGGCTACGGCATCTATATCGCCACGCACCGCTGGGATCTGCTGGCCGAGACCCAGGCGTTTGTGGGCTCGGAGTATTTCCGCAACCTGTTTACCCCGGGCTCTCCACAGTTCGAATTTTTCTGGCGCACCCTGATCAACACGGCCTTCTTTACGGTGGTCACGGTGCCGCTGCTGGTGGCCTCTTCTCTTGGGCTGGCTGTCCTGCTGCACCGCCCGATCTTCGGGCGGGCTTTTTTCCGGGCCGTCTTTTTCATGCCCGGCATCCTGACCGTTTCGGTGATGGGCATCCTGTGGCGCTGGATGTTCGACAACCAGATCGGTCTGGTCAATGCCGCGCGCGCCCTGATGACCGGCGCCGGGCCGATCCCCTGGTTGTCCACCGAGGGCCTGGCCTGGATTCCCATCGTGGTGGGGACCGTGTGGTGGACCGTGGGCTTCAATATGACGCTGTATCTGGCCGCGCTGAGCAACGTGTCCCAGAGCCTGTACGAGGCCGCGTCGCTCGACGGCGCCACGTCCGGGCAGCAGTTCCGGTACATCACCTGGCCCATGCTGGGGCCGATTACGCTGTTCGTGACCGTCACGACCGCGCTGGCCTCGTTCCAGCTGTTCGGCCAGTCGCTGGTCATCACCAACGGTGGACCCAGCCGCAGCACCCAGAGCGTGACGCAGTACATCACTGAAGAGGCCTTCACCAACTCGCAGTACTCCAGCGCCGCGGCCATGGGCTTCGTATTCGGGCTGTTCATGCTGGTGCTGACGGCCGCCCAGTTCCGCATCATGGCGCGCGACGTACAGGCCGGGGAGCAGAAATGACCGTTCAGACTTCCACCCCTGCCACCTACCAGCGCCGCCGGGTGCCGCGCGACCTGGGCCGTTTCCTGCTTCTGTGTGTGCTGTCGGTGCTGTTCCTGGCCCCGCTGTACTGGATGCTCACGACCTCACTGAAGTTCGAGGCCGATGCCATTGCCTCACCGGTGCAGTGGTGGCCGAAGAACCCCACACTGGAAAACTACAAGGAGGTTCTGACCTCCCCGGACGGGAACATCCTGCGCTGGACCTGGAACTCGCTGTTCGTGGCGTTTACCTTCACGGTCGGTCATGTGCTGCTGTGCGCGCTGACCGCATACCCGCTGGCCCGCATGAGTTTCCCGGGACGCAACGCGTGGTTCTGGTTCATCCTGTCGAGCCTGATGATCCCAGGCATCGTGACCCTGATTCCGCACTACATCATGATGCTGGAGTTCAACTGGATCAACAGCTACCACGCGCTGATCTGGCCCGGTATCAGCGGGGTGTTCGGCGTGTTTCTGCTGCGTCAGTTCTTTGTCGCCATTCCCCGTGAGCTGGAGGAAGCGGCCCGTCTGGACGGTGCCAACAGTTTCCAGATTCTGTGGCGCATCATTCTGCCACTGAGCATTCCCTCGCTGATCACGCTGGCGGTCTTTTCGTTCATGGGCTCGTGGAACAACTTCCTGTGGCCGCTGTTTACTGTGACCGAGGTAGACAAGATGACGCTGCCGGTCGGCATCACCACCTTCTCGCAGCGCTACGTCACCGAATACGGCAAGCTCATGGCCGCCACCACGCTCGCGGCCGTTCCGGTGCTGGTCGCCTACCTGATCGCCCAGCGATATCTGGAAGCCGGTCTGTCCACCACCGGTCTCAAGGAGTAACCATGGCCCAGTTTCTTTCGGCCCCGCGCCTGGCCCTGACCCTGGCCCTCAGCGCCCTGCTCACCGATTCGGCCACCCTGGCTGGCGGTGGCGGGCCCACTCCCGCAGCCCGGCCCGCAGCGTCCCCGGCCACCCGCACCGCCACCTTCCGCAACCCGGTGATCGACGAGAACTTCCCTGACCCACACATTCTGCGCGTGGGCAAGACCTACCACGCCTACGCCACCAACACCGCCAATGCCAACGTGCCGCACGCGACCAGCCGCAACCTGTTGCAGTGGGAACGGGCTGGGGATGCCATGCCCATCCTGCCCACCTGGGCGGCGGGCGGGCGCACGTGGGCGCCGGAAGTCGCTAAGGTCGGCAAGAAGTACGTGCTGTATTACACCGCGCAGCACGCTGACAGTGGACGTCAGTGCATCGGCGCGGCCAGTGCCACGTCACCGGCCGGGCCCTTCCGTGACGCGTCCAGCAAGCCCCTGGTCTGCCAGCTCGGCGAAGGCGGCAGTATCGATGCCAACCCGTTTCTGGATGCTGATGGGAAGTGGTACCTGCTCTGGAAAAACGACGGGAACTGCTGCAACCAGGCGACCAACATCTACATCCAGCAGATGAGCAGCGACGGCCTGCGCCTGACCGGCAAAGCCACCTCGCTAATCCAGAACTTCGAATTGTGGGAGGGCAATGTTATCGAGGCCCCGTCCCTGCACCGCGCCGGGGGCGTGTATTACCTGCTGTACTCGGCCGGGCCGTTTGACAGCACGCTCTATTCGGTCGGCTACGCCACGGCGAAGCGGATCACTGGCCCCTACCGCAAGGCGCCGGAAAATCCCATTCTGGTCAGCAAGGGCAAGGTCGCCGGCCCCGGGCATCAGACCATTGTTCAGGACGGCGCAGGACGCACGTGGCTGGCCTATCACGCCTGGGACGAGGCGCGCATCGGGGACGCGGTGGGTTACCGCAGTCTGCACCTGTCCCCCATCACCTTCGCGGGGGGCAAGGTAAAGGTCGCTGCCCCCTCACTGGCACCCCAGCGGGCGCCCACGCCATGACACGTGGCGTTGGCGGTTCAGGCAGGCAGCCCTCTGTGACCTGTGCAAGGTTCCTGCGATGAGTGATTCGACCACGCGCGGTACCCTCCCCCAGCATCCCTTGTACTCCGGGGACTTCGCCGACCCTTTTGTTCTGGAGTTCGGCGGCATGTACTACGCTTACGGCACCGGTTTGCACGGTCAGGAAGGCGTGAGGGCCTTTGAGGTGCTGTCCTCACCTGACCTCCAGACCTGGACATCACACGGCGGCGTGCTGGAGCCGCTCAGTCCTGAGCGCCAGGATTACTGGGCTCCTGAGGTCGCACGGTCCGGCGATACGCTGTACATGTACTACTCGGTAGGCCACGGGGACGCGGGGCATCATCTGCGGGTGGCGACCGCCACCGATCCCCTGGGCCCCTTCGTGGATCAGGGACTGAACCTGACGCCGGACGAGCCCTTTGCCATCGACCCCCACCCCTTTCAGGCTCCGGACGGGTCGTGGTGGCTGTTCTATGCCCGCGATGACCTGACTGGAGACCGCCCCGGCACCCTGCTGTCGGCCGCTCCGCTGCACGACATGACCCGCCTGGGCGAGACGCAGACGATCCTGCGGGCCAGCGGTGACTGGCAGGTGTATCAGCGGGCCCGTACCATGTACGGCGCCGTGTACGACTGGCATACCCTGGAAGGACCCTTCGTGCTGTACCGCAACGGCCGTTACCACCTGCTGTACTCGGGCGGAGCCTGGACCAACGAGAGCTATGGAGTGGGGCACGCCACGGCCGATCATCCGCTGGGCCCCTGGACCGAGCCGGTACCTGGCGCCAACGTGCTGCGGACAGCCGGGCACCTGACCGGCCCCGGCCATGCCAGCGTGACCCGGCTCGCCGGCGAGGACATTCTGATTTTTCACGCCTGGAATGAAGAACGCACCCGCCGGCAGCTTCATGCCGCGCCTTTGCGCTGGACTGGAGATCTGCCCAGTGCCCTCCCTGAGTCTCTGCCCTCCTGATCTACACCTGTGCTTCCAAATGGCTCTTATACAGTGCATCCAAAGAGCCCCGTTTCCTGCGGGGCTTTTTTGCTGCCATGCCGACGTCATTCGGAGCCCCCGGGCCGTAAAAATAATCAGCAGCGTGACCGGGTTAGGGTAGACAACTCCACTGCTCCGCAGCGCTGTGTCAGAACTCTGTCTGGGCCGGACCCGGAAACTGTAAGCTATGCACAAATCGAAGCGCCGGCGCTGGCTCGCGGTCCTGGGACTGGCAAGTATGTCAACAGGATTGTCGGCTTCTGTGCAGCTTAATCAGCTGATGATCATGATGGACGAACCAACGCCATGTCAGGGTGTGGCGGTGCGTTTCGCCGAAGGCTCCAGGAAACTTGGAGAGTTCACGGTACTGACCAATGGCGTCATCAACCCCCGGGGGACCGTCAAGAGCTTTCCGACGTTTTAAAAGGGCAAAACCTATCAGGTCGACGCGAGTTGCATCTCCACGAAATCCGGGCCCCTGAATTCCTCGATCACCTTCAAAGCAGACGGCCGGACCGTGATGCTGGTATTCAAGAAGATGGGATTTATGTTCAAACGCGGTGGTCTGGCGTACTGAGGCCAGCCGATCATCAGAAGCTCTGCCTCAAACGAAGGCTGAATGGCCCGGCACACCGATACACTGTCGAC carries:
- a CDS encoding glycoside hydrolase family 43 protein; protein product: MSDSTTRGTLPQHPLYSGDFADPFVLEFGGMYYAYGTGLHGQEGVRAFEVLSSPDLQTWTSHGGVLEPLSPERQDYWAPEVARSGDTLYMYYSVGHGDAGHHLRVATATDPLGPFVDQGLNLTPDEPFAIDPHPFQAPDGSWWLFYARDDLTGDRPGTLLSAAPLHDMTRLGETQTILRASGDWQVYQRARTMYGAVYDWHTLEGPFVLYRNGRYHLLYSGGAWTNESYGVGHATADHPLGPWTEPVPGANVLRTAGHLTGPGHASVTRLAGEDILIFHAWNEERTRRQLHAAPLRWTGDLPSALPESLPS
- a CDS encoding glycoside hydrolase family 43 protein — its product is MAQFLSAPRLALTLALSALLTDSATLAGGGGPTPAARPAASPATRTATFRNPVIDENFPDPHILRVGKTYHAYATNTANANVPHATSRNLLQWERAGDAMPILPTWAAGGRTWAPEVAKVGKKYVLYYTAQHADSGRQCIGAASATSPAGPFRDASSKPLVCQLGEGGSIDANPFLDADGKWYLLWKNDGNCCNQATNIYIQQMSSDGLRLTGKATSLIQNFELWEGNVIEAPSLHRAGGVYYLLYSAGPFDSTLYSVGYATAKRITGPYRKAPENPILVSKGKVAGPGHQTIVQDGAGRTWLAYHAWDEARIGDAVGYRSLHLSPITFAGGKVKVAAPSLAPQRAPTP